One Purpureocillium takamizusanense chromosome 1, complete sequence genomic window carries:
- the SYR1_1 gene encoding Arginine--tRNA ligase (COG:J~EggNog:ENOG503NVK0) produces the protein MSFFVKAEPLSSIVLPMVRQGGVGYGRNDFGGLKDPEDPSKGRKRIIVEFSSPNVAKPFHAGHIRSTIIGSFTANVYEANGWEVLRINYLGDWGKQYGLLAVAYERNGSEEELKKNPIDHLFKLYVQINKDMKEENETIKAKKEAGEDVSELEANSLDEQARNYFRHMTDRDEQTLAQWQRFRDLSIARYQETYSRLGIHFDEYSGESQVSEESMSKMAEQLKAKGVTREDNGAVLVDFTQLLPGKEGKQLGITLVRKKDGTALYLTRDICELLGRYEKYKFDHMIYVVGAAQNLHLSQLFKLVELLGHQDVAKRCQHVNFGLVRGMSTRKGTAKFLDDIFADCADYMHEKMRQNEAKYAQIENPEATADILGISGVMVQDMSGKRINDYDFNMDAMTSLEGDTGPYLQYAHARLCSIKRRAALSEEDLDGADLALLTEAHATNVVRMLAQWPDVVKNALRTLEPTTILTYLFKTAHVVSSSYDQLQVVGSERELMRARMALYDAARIVLANGMRVLGLTPLERM, from the exons ATGTCGTTcttcgtcaaggccgagcccCTCTCGTCAATAGTACTACCAATGGTCCGCCAGGGAGGAGTCGGTTATG GCCGAAATGACTTTGGGGGGTTGAAGGACCCCGAGGACCCGAGCAAGGGACGGAAACGAATA ATTGTTGAGTTTAGCTCGCCCAACGTCGCCAAGCCGTTCCACGCCGGACACATCCGGTCCACCATAATTGGAAGTTTCACGGCCAATGTATATGAAGCCAATGGATGGGAGGTTCTCAGGATCAATT ATCTCGGCGACTGGGGCAAGCAATACGGCTTGCTCGCCGTGGCGTACGAACGTAACGGGAGCGAGGAAGAGCTGAAGAAGAATCCCATTGATCACCTCTTCAAGCTCTATGTGCAGATCAACAAGGACATGAAAGAGGAAAACGAAACGATCAAGGCCAAGAAAGAGGCTGGCGAAGACGTCagcgagctcgaggcgaaCAGTCTGGATGAGCAGGCGCGAAATTACTTTCGACACATG ACCGATCGGGATGAGCAGACACTGGCACAGTGGCAGCGGTTTCGAGACCTCAGCATCGCGCGATATCAAG AAACATATTCGCGGCTGGGCATTCACTTCGACGAATACAGCG GGGAGAGCCAAGTCAGCGAGGAGTCCATGTCGAAGATGgccgagcagctcaaggcgAAGGGGGTTACCCGGGAAGATAATGGCGCCGTGCTTGTTGACTTTACACAGCTGCTGCCCGGCAAGGAGGGCAAGCAACTGGGAATCACCCTGGTCCG AAAGAAGGATGGCACAGCTCTATACCTCACGCGAGATATTTGCGAGCTCCTCGGTCGA TATGAAAAGTACAAGTTTGACCACATGATTTACGTGGTGGGGGCGGCTCAAAACCTGCACCTGAGCCAGCTTTTCAAGCTCGTGGAGCTCCTGGGGCATCAAGATGTCGCCAAGAGGTGTCAGCACGTCAATTTCGGCCTCGTGCGGGGGATGAGCACCAGGAAGGGAACGGCCAAGTT CTTGGACGACATCTTTGCAGACTGCGCCGATTACATGCACGAGAAGATGAGGCAGAACGAGGCAAAATACGCTCAGATAGAGAACcccgaggcgacggccgatATATTGGGTATCAGTGGCGTCATGGTCCAGGACATGAGTGGGAAGAG GATCAATGACTACGATTTCAACATGGACGCCATGAcgtcgctcgagggcgaTACGGGGCCGTATCTGCAGTACGCCCACGCGCGACTCTGCTCCATCAAGCGCCGGGCGGCCCTGTCCGAGGAAGAcctggacggcgcggacctcgccctgctcacGGAGGCGCACGCGACAAACGTGGTGCGCATGTTGGCGCAGTGGCCAGATGTGGTGAAGAACGCGCTGCGGACGCtggagccgacgacgatcctGACCTACTTGTTCAAGACGGCACACGTCGTGAGCAGCAGCTACGACCAGCTCcaggtcgtcggcagcgagcGGGAACTGATGCGGGCGCGCATGGCGCTCTACGACGCCGCGCGGATCGTGCTCGCCAACGGAATGCGCGTTCTGGGCTTGACGCCGCTGGAGAG GATGTAA
- the SYR1_1 gene encoding Arginine--tRNA ligase (COG:J~EggNog:ENOG503NVK0) — MARKTVMELFAQRIKNLSLDSVTKSFPHAHPDVNPLDLYRAHLSTVLAGISGVSASSLYSVVMRTQGLDKGDFIIAVPALRLKGSKPDVLANEWGASFPTDDALFAKPVVNGSFMSFFVKAEPLSSIVLPMVRQGGVGYGRNDFGGLKDPEDPSKGRKRIIVEFSSPNVAKPFHAGHIRSTIIGSFTANVYEANGWEVLRINYLGDWGKQYGLLAVAYERNGSEEELKKNPIDHLFKLYVQINKDMKEENETIKAKKEAGEDVSELEANSLDEQARNYFRHMTDRDEQTLAQWQRFRDLSIARYQETYSRLGIHFDEYSGESQVSEESMSKMAEQLKAKGVTREDNGAVLVDFTQLLPGKEGKQLGITLVRKKDGTALYLTRDICELLGRYEKYKFDHMIYVVGAAQNLHLSQLFKLVELLGHQDVAKRCQHVNFGLVRGMSTRKGTAKFLDDIFADCADYMHEKMRQNEAKYAQIENPEATADILGISGVMVQDMSGKRINDYDFNMDAMTSLEGDTGPYLQYAHARLCSIKRRAALSEEDLDGADLALLTEAHATNVVRMLAQWPDVVKNALRTLEPTTILTYLFKTAHVVSSSYDQLQVVGSERELMRARMALYDAARIVLANGMRVLGLTPLERM; from the exons ATGGCTCGAAAAACAGTCATGGAATTATTCGCCCAGCGGATTAAAAACCTATCGCTGGATAGTGTTACAAAGTCCTTCCCCCACGCTCACCCAGACGTCAACCCCCTCGACCTGTACAGGGCACACTTGAGTACCGTGCTGGCGGGAATCTCGGGCGTCTCCGCTTCCTCTCTATATTCGGTCGTCATGCGCACCCAGGGCCTCGACAAGGGTGACTTCATCATTGCCGTGCCGGCACTCCGACTCAAAGGGTCCAAGCCAGACGTCCTAGCCAATGAATGGGGTGCAAGC TTTCCCACCGACGATGCCCTCTTCGCGAAACCCGTAGTTAATGGCTCCTTCATGTCGTTcttcgtcaaggccgagcccCTCTCGTCAATAGTACTACCAATGGTCCGCCAGGGAGGAGTCGGTTATG GCCGAAATGACTTTGGGGGGTTGAAGGACCCCGAGGACCCGAGCAAGGGACGGAAACGAATA ATTGTTGAGTTTAGCTCGCCCAACGTCGCCAAGCCGTTCCACGCCGGACACATCCGGTCCACCATAATTGGAAGTTTCACGGCCAATGTATATGAAGCCAATGGATGGGAGGTTCTCAGGATCAATT ATCTCGGCGACTGGGGCAAGCAATACGGCTTGCTCGCCGTGGCGTACGAACGTAACGGGAGCGAGGAAGAGCTGAAGAAGAATCCCATTGATCACCTCTTCAAGCTCTATGTGCAGATCAACAAGGACATGAAAGAGGAAAACGAAACGATCAAGGCCAAGAAAGAGGCTGGCGAAGACGTCagcgagctcgaggcgaaCAGTCTGGATGAGCAGGCGCGAAATTACTTTCGACACATG ACCGATCGGGATGAGCAGACACTGGCACAGTGGCAGCGGTTTCGAGACCTCAGCATCGCGCGATATCAAG AAACATATTCGCGGCTGGGCATTCACTTCGACGAATACAGCG GGGAGAGCCAAGTCAGCGAGGAGTCCATGTCGAAGATGgccgagcagctcaaggcgAAGGGGGTTACCCGGGAAGATAATGGCGCCGTGCTTGTTGACTTTACACAGCTGCTGCCCGGCAAGGAGGGCAAGCAACTGGGAATCACCCTGGTCCG AAAGAAGGATGGCACAGCTCTATACCTCACGCGAGATATTTGCGAGCTCCTCGGTCGA TATGAAAAGTACAAGTTTGACCACATGATTTACGTGGTGGGGGCGGCTCAAAACCTGCACCTGAGCCAGCTTTTCAAGCTCGTGGAGCTCCTGGGGCATCAAGATGTCGCCAAGAGGTGTCAGCACGTCAATTTCGGCCTCGTGCGGGGGATGAGCACCAGGAAGGGAACGGCCAAGTT CTTGGACGACATCTTTGCAGACTGCGCCGATTACATGCACGAGAAGATGAGGCAGAACGAGGCAAAATACGCTCAGATAGAGAACcccgaggcgacggccgatATATTGGGTATCAGTGGCGTCATGGTCCAGGACATGAGTGGGAAGAG GATCAATGACTACGATTTCAACATGGACGCCATGAcgtcgctcgagggcgaTACGGGGCCGTATCTGCAGTACGCCCACGCGCGACTCTGCTCCATCAAGCGCCGGGCGGCCCTGTCCGAGGAAGAcctggacggcgcggacctcgccctgctcacGGAGGCGCACGCGACAAACGTGGTGCGCATGTTGGCGCAGTGGCCAGATGTGGTGAAGAACGCGCTGCGGACGCtggagccgacgacgatcctGACCTACTTGTTCAAGACGGCACACGTCGTGAGCAGCAGCTACGACCAGCTCcaggtcgtcggcagcgagcGGGAACTGATGCGGGCGCGCATGGCGCTCTACGACGCCGCGCGGATCGTGCTCGCCAACGGAATGCGCGTTCTGGGCTTGACGCCGCTGGAGAG GATGTAA
- the HCR1 gene encoding Translation initiation factor 3 subunit J component (EggNog:ENOG503NWVD~COG:J) — MPAKKQWDEEESDSSTPPSSPPINAARRRQFGDEEDDSDVLESWDAAEDSEVEREKERKAAETKAKLAAEAAANKKSKAERIAGHQAERARQRAEEGEESEEDDETEAERRERLRRTEQEADLRHAEDLFGTVGLNSGRKAPTIGAAVVVDSKDPTNTVNLAALPLFNPQTKKQFEQMRTTLAPIISGNGKKAHYGLFLEEFVRELAKEMNSDQVKKVASALTRLSNEKMKDEKAADKGGKKSKAAKTKTSLVTSRPNTTDVSTYDEEAFGDDDFM; from the exons ATGCCTGCCAAAAAACAGTGGG ACGAAGAGGAGTCCGACTCTAGCActcctccttcctcgccTCCTATcaatgccgcccgccgccgccagttcggcgacgaagaggacgatAGCGAT GTGCTCGAGTCGtgggacgccgccgaggattCCGAAGTAGAGCGCGAGaaggagcgcaaggccgccgaaaccaaggccaagctcgccgccgaagccgccgcgaaCAAGAAGAGCAAAgccgagcgcatcgccggtCACCAGGCTGAGCGGGCCCGCCAGCGTGCcgaggagggtgaggagagcgaggaagacgacgagaccGAGGCCGAACGCCGtgagcgcctgcgccgcaccGAACAGGAGGCCGACCTCCGACATGCAGAGGATCTTTTCGGTACCGTGGGCCTCAACAGCGGCCGAAAGGCTCCTACGattggtgccgccgtcgtcgtcgattcCAAGGATCCCACCAACACCGTGAACCTGGCTGCTCTCCCGCTTTTTAACCCTCAGACCAAGAAGCAGTTCGAGCAGATGCGCACCACCCTTGCTCCCATCATTTCCGGCAACGGCAAGAAGGCCCACTATGGCCTTTTTCTCGAAGAGTTCGTGagggagctggccaaggagatgAACAGCGACCAGGTGAAGAAGGTTGCTAGCGCCTTGACTCGTCTGAGCAACGAGAAGATGAAGGACGAGAAGGCTGccgacaagggcggcaagaagtccaaggccgccaagacCAAGACGTCTCTGGTCACCAGCCGCCCCAACACAACGGACGTCTCCACCTATGATGAAGAAGCGTTTGGGGA TGATGACTTCATGTGA
- the MDM31 gene encoding Mitochondrial distribution and morphology protein 31, mitochondrial precursor (TransMembrane:2 (o207-235i690-708o)~BUSCO:EOG092615Y4~COG:S~EggNog:ENOG503NUII), whose amino-acid sequence MTKGFPSWLIGSRSVAAIQPPRIAGGFGFMRGKLLQIPGRLSPSAAAFQRSSSYRSLHDLYRPSLGLAHSVSSSRRLEPPRWAPPVADERNGRGSSVGSKWRLQHRSYASYEQKHTPKPNPDRQSTPLGHDDKHAKLATGPGDVGGPNAEPESIAASVSKYLHLPKMPHRPSKEELLAAANGFWERVRVRFKWMSIRSMRPWNADEWGAFVSWFMLGHLVWILVGTTTFFSLLIFSINTVFAQETLAKWVGDYLTQSAGVTVVFESAIVPKWKNGVIAFRNVFVSRRPGQIESSVSKGSSDAAAVAAAGRQAQLAGSDDAEDDGNYTQFDVTIANVNVTLSFINWWSGKGLLKDVEVTGVRGVLDRTSVVWPVEQVDPLSYRHTHEPGDFEIESFKLEDLLLTIHQPNGFRPFSVSIYSCELPQLRKQWLFYDFLSANHMSGSFDGSLFTIHPRQVHGVVSSNGQGAMLGVGEPSAWKKFSRLRIDGLKIDHLNRGVEGPFGWIYEGNVDIVADVMFPADTDEGITKVMSDFYDQLEEAVISNRARFLQKAADTAPDILRSGHLSEASGQALDEQPVEDGGEGEQEEEDRRYLIMDMRIHLNDVKAAVPLFTRDISYINQALVRPIVAYINAKKTYIPIACRIVKRLSDFDGSWTVFDCGLMDDASAESYEAFAKDVEDQQSRVRRFKKVGFWTLSLAVHALFMGMAGNVV is encoded by the exons ATGACTAAGGGCTTCCCTTCCTGGCTGATCGGAAGCCGCTCCGTCGCAGCGATCCAGCCTCCTCGAATTgcgggcggcttcggcttcaTGCGCGGCAAGCTCCTGCAGATCCCAGGCCGATTATcgccatccgcggcggcatTTCAACGATCATCGTCATATCGAAGCTTACACGACCTATATAGGCCTTCTTTGGGGCTCGCACATTCCGTCTCTTCGTCGAGGCGCCTTGAGCCGCCCAGATGGGCGCCCCCGGTTGCCGATGAACGCAACGGCCGCGGCTCCAGCGTTGGTTCAAAATGGCGCTTGCAACACCGCTCATACGCCTCATACGAACAAAAACATACCCCGAAGCCGAATCCGGATAGGCAATCGACACCACTCGGTCATGACGATAAGCATGCCAAACTCGCGACGGGCCCGGGGGACGTAGGTGGTCCCAACGCTGAGCCTGAGTCGATCGCCGCCTCCGTATCCAAGTACCTTCATCTGCCCAAGATGCCGCATAGACCTTCCAAGGAGGAGCTCTTGGCTGCTGCCAACGGTTTCTGGGAACGAGTGCGGGTTCGGTTCAAGTGGATGTCTATCAGAAGCATGAGGCCCTGGAACGCTGATGAGTGGGGGGCATTTGTGTCGTGGTTCATGCTTGGCCACCTGGTGTGGATTCTTGTCGGGACCACGACATTCTTCTCGCTGCTCATCTTCTCCATCAATACGGTGTTCGCTCAAG AAACACTAGCAAAATGGGTCGGCGACTACCTGACCCAGTCCGCCGGCGTGACGGTGGTTTTCGAGTCGGCTATTGTACCCAAATGGAAAAACGGCGTGATAGCCTTTCGCAACGTCTTCGTCTCGAGGCGCCCCGGGCAGATCGAGTCGTCAGTAAGCAAGGGATCGTCCGACGCCGCTGCGGTTGCTGCCGCAGGCCGACAGGCTCAGCTTGCTGGCTCGGATGACGCAGAAGACGATGGAAACTACACCCAGTTTGACGTGACCATCGCCAATGTCAACGTCACGCTGTCCTTTATCAATTGGTGGAGCGGCAAGGGTCTCCTGAAAGACGTCGAGGTCACCGGGGTACGCGGAGTCCTCGATCGGACCTCGGTCGTGTGGCCCGTGGAGCAAGTCGACCCTCTTTCCTATCGACATACCCACGAACCCGGGGACTTTGAGATCGAGTCGTTCAAACTCGAAGATCTCCTCCTGACCATCCACCAACCAAACGGCTTCCGGCCGTTCTCCGTCAGCATCTACTCGTGCGAGCTGCCACAGCTACGAAAACAGTGGCTTTTTTATGACTTCTTGTCGGCCAATCACATGTCGGGGTCATTCGACGGGTCTTTGTTCACGATTCACCCTCGACAGGTTCATGGTGTGGTGTCGAGCAATGGCCAGGGGGCCATGCTTGGCGTGGGAGAGCCTAGTGCCTGGAAAAAGTTCAGCAGGCTGAGGATAGACGGCCTGAAAATCGATCATCTCAACCGTGGTGTGGAGGGTCCTTTTGGATGGATCTACGAAGGCAACGTCGACATTGTTGCCGACGTCATGTTCCCGGCCGACACGGATGAAGGCATCACGAAAGTCATGTCTGACTTTTACGACCAACTAGAGGAAGCCGTCATCTCGAATCGGGCTCGCTTCCTGCAAAAGGCCGCGGACACGGCGCCGGATATCTTACGGTCTGGCCACCTGTCTGAAGCATCTGGCCAGGCCCTTGACGAGCAGCCGGTTGAAgatggtggcgagggcgagcaggaggaagaggaccGCCGGTACCTCATCATGGACATGCGGATTCACCTCAACGACGTCAAGGCAGCCGTGCCGCTTTTCACCCGCGACATATCCTACATCAACCAGGCGCTCGTGCGGCCCATTGTCGCCTACATCAACGCCAAGAAGACGTATATACCCATCGCTTGCCGCATCGTCAAGCGACTCAGCGACTTTGACGGCAGCTGGACCGTGTTCGACTGCGGCCTCATGGACGACGCGTCGGCGGAGTCGTACGAGGCGTTCGCAaaggacgtcgaggaccagCAGAGCCGCGTCCGGCGCTTCAAAAAGGTGGGCTTCTGGACGCTCTCGCTCGCCGTGCACGCTCTCTTcatgggcatggcgggcaacGTGGTCTAA
- the PNO1 gene encoding pre-rRNA-processing protein pno1 (EggNog:ENOG503NTY8~BUSCO:EOG09264SQJ~COG:O), whose amino-acid sequence MPAPTALKKAEETPLQPEVSLDEQENDDEFLLDAQDAIPTEAPSAAPQDPDGDDAMAIDEEGRPRFAPARDIVRPASPAFLFIFRGACRLILSQDPVTRVETRKVPVPPHRMTPLKQAWPSIYPPLVEHLKLQCRMNIKRKTVELRTSKHTVDTGALQKGEDFVKAFTLGFEVDDAVALLRLDDLYIETFEIKDVRTMHGDSQARAIGRIAGKDGKTKFAIENASRTRIVLADSKIHILGGFKNIHMARESVVSLILGKPPGKVYGNLRTVAARMKERF is encoded by the exons ATGCCCGCACCGACGGCCTTGAAAAAGGCGGAAGAGACCCCGCTCCAGCCCGAGGTGTCTCTTGACGAGCAGG AGAACGACGATGAGTTTCTGCTCGATGCACAGGATGCCATTCCTACAGAGGCGCCATCCGCGGCACCGCAGGAtccggacggcgacgacgccatggcgatcGATGAGGAGGGCCGGCCACGATTTGCGCCCGCCAGGGATATTGTACGACCAGCATCTCCGGCATTCCTATTTATATTTCGAGGTGCTTGCAGGCTAATACTTTCTCAGGACCCTGTAACTAGGGTGGAAACTCGCAAAGTCCCGGTGCCGCCTCACCGGATGACGCCCCTCAAGCAGGCGTGGCCGTCCATCTACCCGCCACTCGTCGAGCACCTCAAGCTGCAGTGCCGGATGAACATTAAGCGCAAGACGGTGGAGCTGCGCACGTCGAAGCATACTGTGGACACGGGGGCGCTGCAAAAGGGCGAGGACTTTGTCAAGGCATTTACCCTGGGTttcgaggtcgacgatgctgtcgCTCTTTTGCGACTGGACGACCTTTACATCGAGACATTCGAGATCAAGGACGTAAGGACCATGCACGGAGACAGCCAGGCGCGCGCAATCGGCCGCATtgccggcaaggacggcaagaccAAGTTTGCCATTGAGAACGCCAGCCGGACGAGAATCGTGCTCGCAGACTCCAAGATTCACATCTTGGGTGGCTTCAAGAACATCCATATGGCGCGCGAGTCGGTGGTCAGCTTGATTCTGGGCAAGCCCCCGGGCAAGGTGTACGGAAACCTGAGGACAGTCGCAGCCAGGATGAAGGAGAGATTTTAA
- the ENO1 gene encoding Phosphopyruvate hydratase (EggNog:ENOG503NXC1~COG:G) translates to MAITKVHARSVYDSRGNPTVEVDIVTETGLHRAIVPSGASTGQHEACELRDGDKSKWGGKGVTKAVDNVNSIIGPALIKENLDVKDQSKVDSFLNGLDGTSNKTKLGANAILGVSLAIAKAGAAEKGVPLYAHISDLAGTKKPYVLPVPFMNVLNGGSHAGGRLAFQEFMIVPSAAPSFSEAMRQGAEVYQQLKSLAKKKYGQSAGNVGDEGGVAPDIQTAAEALDLITEAIEKAGYTGKMNIAMDVASSEFYKEKEKKYDLDFKNPDSDPTKWITYEELAAMYSDLCKKYPIVSIEDPFAEDDWEAWSYFYKSENIQIVGDDLTVTNPLRIKKAIELKACNALLLKVNQIGTLTESIQAAKDSYADGWGVMVSHRSGETEDVTIADIVVGIRSGEIKTGAPCRSERLAKLNQILRIEEELGDQAVYAGANFRTSVNL, encoded by the exons ATGGCCATCACCAAGGTCCACGCTCGCTCCGTCTACGACTCCCGCGGTAACCCGACCGTGGAGGTTGACATCGTTACCGAGACTGGCCTGCACCGCGCCATTGTCCCGTCCGGCGCCTCTACCG GCCAGCACGAGGCATGTGagctccgcgacggcgacaagtcCAAGtggggcggcaagggcgtcaCCAAGGCCGTTGACAACGTCAACTCCATCATTGGCCCTGCCCTGATCAAGGAGAACCTCGACGTCAAGGACCAGTCCAAGGTCGACTCTTTCCTCAACGGGCTCGATGGCACCTCCAACAAGACCAAGctcggcgccaacgccatcctcggcgtcagcctggccatcgccaaggctggtgctgctgagAAG GGTGTCCCTCTGTACGCCCATATCTCGGACCTCGCGGGCACCAAGAAGCCCTACGTCCTGCCCGTTCCCTTCATGAACGTCCTCAATGGCGG TTCCCACGCCGGTGGCCGCCTTGCCTTCCAGGAGTTCATGATCGTCCCCAGCGCGgccccctccttctccgaGGCCATGCGCCAGGGTGCCGAGGTCTACCAGCAGCTGAAGagcctggccaagaagaagtaCGGCCAGTCTGCCGGCaacgttggcgacgagggcggtgtCGCCCCCGATATCcagaccgccgccgaggctctGGACCTCATCACTGAGGCCATTGAGAAGGCCGGCTACACTGGCAAGATGAACATTGCCATGGACGTCGCCTCAAGCGAATTCtacaaggagaaggagaagaagtaCGACCTCGACTTCAAGAACCCCGACAGCGACCCCACCAAGTGGATCACCTACGAGGAGCTCGCTGCCATGTACTCGGACCTCTGCAAGAAGTACCCCATCGTCTCCATTGAGGACCCcttcgccgaggacgactgGGAGGCGTGGAGCTACTTCTACAAGTCGGAGAACATCCAGATTGTCGGTGACGACCTGACGGTCACCAACCCCCTCCGCATCAAGAAGGCCATCGAGCTCAAGGCCTGCAacgccctgctgctcaagGTCAACCAGATCGGCACCCTGACCGAGTCGatccaggccgccaaggactCGTACGCCGACGGCTGGGGTGTCATGGTGTCTCACCGCTCCGGCGAGACTGAGGACGTTACCATTGCCGACATCGTCGTGGGCATCCGATCTGGCGAGATCAAGACGGGTGCTCCCTGCCGCTCTGAGCgcctggccaagctcaaccAGATCCTCcgcatcgaggaggagctgggcgaccAGGCCGTCTACGCCGGCGCCAACTTCCGCACGTCGGTCAACCTGTAG